One window from the genome of Streptococcus salivarius encodes:
- a CDS encoding ATP-binding cassette domain-containing protein has translation MILQAKNISKRYGNHLAVDHIHLQFEKGTFNAILGPNGAGKSTTISMLIGLKQPTQGDIIYEPGTKIGVVFQTSVLDEMLTVRENLTIRARQYKGLKPNRVSDLIDRLGLSAFQKQKYGTLSGGQKRRVDIARALLHGPGLLFLDEPTTGLDIQTRKSIWDLLYQLQREEGMTVVLTTHYLDEADEADQIYIVDHGKVIAQGSALDIKSQYAKNILKIRFKEIQQIESLKTSGMSVEQQSQLEYVFQPDSEREAIDYLAQVRDKLAHFEFRPGTMDDAFIALTGREVR, from the coding sequence ATGATATTACAAGCTAAAAACATCAGTAAACGGTATGGAAATCATCTAGCGGTTGATCATATTCACCTACAGTTTGAAAAGGGGACGTTTAATGCGATTCTAGGACCAAATGGGGCGGGGAAATCAACGACGATTTCCATGTTGATTGGTTTGAAACAACCAACGCAAGGCGACATTATTTATGAACCCGGTACTAAAATTGGTGTGGTCTTCCAAACCAGTGTTTTAGATGAGATGCTGACGGTTAGGGAAAATCTGACCATTCGTGCCAGACAGTACAAAGGCCTAAAACCAAATCGTGTGTCTGATCTTATTGATCGACTAGGCCTATCAGCTTTCCAAAAGCAGAAATATGGAACGCTTTCAGGCGGCCAAAAGCGTCGGGTTGACATTGCGCGTGCTCTACTGCACGGTCCAGGCCTTTTGTTCTTAGATGAGCCAACGACAGGTTTAGACATTCAAACCCGGAAGTCTATTTGGGATTTGCTCTATCAATTGCAGAGAGAAGAGGGGATGACCGTTGTACTGACCACGCATTATCTTGATGAAGCAGATGAAGCTGATCAGATTTATATTGTGGACCATGGGAAAGTGATTGCTCAAGGATCGGCATTAGATATTAAGAGTCAGTATGCAAAAAACATCTTGAAGATTCGCTTCAAGGAGATACAGCAGATAGAAAGTCTCAAAACTTCGGGAATGTCAGTAGAGCAACAAAGTCAATTGGAGTATGTTTTTCAACCCGATAGTGAAAGGGAAGCCATTGATTACCTGGCGCAAGTTAGAGATAAACTAGCCCATTTTGAGTTTCGTCCAGGGACCATGGATGATGCCTTTATTGCACTTACAGGAAGGGAGGTCCGCTAA
- a CDS encoding MerR family transcriptional regulator, producing the protein MKSVKEVSQLSGVSVRTLHYYDEIDLLKPSIVAENGYRYYNRDAVVRLQEILLYRELDFPLKKIKEIVGQAGYDKVQALKDQIKLLELKKSHLEAVIAHAKALQMEEEEMSFEAFDQKAMEEFQQEAQARWGQTEAYQAFAAKGEEPFPEVTKEMTAIMFTFGQLKESNPDDNSVQEQVKVLQDYISQHFYPCDQTVLAGLGQMYQTDNRFSSFIDKVGGSGTAVFLAEAIRIYCQ; encoded by the coding sequence ATGAAATCTGTAAAAGAAGTGAGCCAACTATCAGGTGTCAGTGTGCGCACCCTTCATTATTATGATGAAATTGATTTGCTGAAACCATCAATTGTGGCTGAAAATGGTTACCGTTACTATAATCGCGATGCGGTTGTCCGTTTGCAGGAAATATTGCTTTACCGTGAGTTAGACTTTCCTCTAAAAAAAATTAAGGAAATCGTAGGTCAAGCAGGCTATGACAAAGTCCAAGCGCTTAAGGATCAAATCAAGCTTTTAGAGCTGAAAAAGTCCCATTTAGAAGCCGTCATAGCTCATGCTAAGGCCTTACAAATGGAGGAAGAAGAAATGTCATTTGAAGCATTTGATCAAAAAGCTATGGAAGAATTTCAGCAAGAAGCTCAGGCTAGATGGGGTCAGACAGAAGCTTATCAAGCTTTTGCGGCTAAGGGAGAGGAGCCCTTCCCTGAAGTCACAAAAGAGATGACTGCAATTATGTTTACTTTTGGACAGCTCAAGGAGTCTAATCCTGATGACAATAGTGTTCAGGAACAAGTAAAGGTGTTACAAGACTATATTAGTCAGCATTTTTATCCATGTGACCAAACGGTATTAGCTGGTCTAGGTCAGATGTACCAAACAGATAATCGCTTTTCTAGTTTTATCGATAAAGTCGGGGGATCAGGGACTGCAGTTTTTCTCGCAGAAGCTATTCGTATTTATTGTCAATAA
- a CDS encoding ABC transporter permease yields MLALLKRNFLLYFRNRSGVFFSLLGALISFVLYIIFLQKNLTDAWAQLPNSGPVLNNWLMSGTLAVTGITTSLAALTQLVKDREHQVDQDLYLSDQGIWRLPSSYLASAIIISLSMQVLMYVLMCGYFREVPKLSILPEVLLIMLLSSLLSSLVNAIFVHFFQSVDSLGKFATIVGTASGFLVGTYVPLGVLPDFAQLLMKCTPATYIASLYRQVLMNETLSETFKGQDDLRQEFQEKMGVQLKWQELLTKENTYLIVLGGILLVGILWAILVKKSSKKK; encoded by the coding sequence ATGCTAGCCTTACTAAAGCGGAATTTTTTATTGTATTTTAGAAATCGTTCAGGGGTTTTCTTCTCCCTGTTGGGAGCCTTGATTTCCTTTGTTCTTTATATTATTTTTCTTCAAAAAAATCTAACAGATGCTTGGGCTCAGCTCCCCAATAGTGGTCCTGTGTTAAATAATTGGCTAATGAGTGGAACGCTGGCTGTGACAGGGATTACGACAAGTCTGGCTGCCTTGACTCAGTTAGTAAAGGACCGTGAACATCAAGTAGATCAGGATCTTTATTTATCGGATCAAGGAATATGGCGGTTACCATCTTCATATCTAGCGAGTGCAATCATCATTTCTTTATCTATGCAGGTCCTTATGTATGTGCTGATGTGTGGCTATTTTAGAGAAGTTCCCAAACTATCCATACTACCTGAAGTTCTCCTCATTATGTTGCTTAGTAGCCTGCTTTCTAGCTTGGTGAATGCCATTTTTGTTCACTTTTTCCAATCAGTAGACAGTCTTGGGAAGTTTGCGACCATAGTGGGTACAGCTTCTGGTTTTTTGGTAGGAACTTATGTACCTTTGGGCGTTCTACCTGATTTTGCTCAATTACTAATGAAATGTACCCCAGCAACTTATATTGCATCACTTTATCGGCAAGTCCTCATGAATGAAACATTAAGTGAGACTTTTAAAGGTCAAGATGATCTTCGTCAAGAGTTCCAAGAGAAAATGGGTGTTCAACTCAAGTGGCAAGAGTTGTTGACAAAGGAAAATACTTACCTTATAGTGTTAGGAGGTATTCTTCTAGTAGGCATTCTTTGGGCTATTTTAGTGAAAAAGTCTAGTAAGAAAAAATAA
- a CDS encoding ABC transporter ATP-binding protein: protein MSILTIDHISKYYDLDGTNQERALNDVTLEIAPAKITAIYGPSGCGKTSLLSIISGLDSQYQGNLYFKNQNMRDFSERDLTYFRKAHIGFVFQNFNLIPHQSVLENVKMPLYVKNMTDKEMIEIAEKELSRLGIGEFIKKNVKQLSGGQKQRVAIARALVNNPEMIVADEPTGSLDSQSQENVLEIFKELAEAGKTVIIVTHNPEVADYADVVIKMKDGEVVETIEK from the coding sequence ATGTCCATTTTAACCATTGACCACATCTCAAAGTACTATGATCTCGACGGTACGAACCAAGAGCGCGCTTTGAACGATGTTACACTTGAGATTGCACCAGCAAAGATCACTGCTATCTACGGTCCATCTGGCTGTGGTAAGACCAGTCTGCTCAGTATTATTAGCGGCTTGGATAGTCAGTATCAGGGAAATCTGTATTTCAAGAATCAGAACATGCGTGATTTTTCAGAGCGTGACCTGACCTATTTTAGAAAGGCCCATATTGGCTTTGTCTTTCAAAATTTCAATCTTATCCCTCATCAATCAGTCCTTGAAAATGTCAAGATGCCTCTTTACGTTAAAAATATGACTGATAAAGAGATGATCGAGATTGCGGAAAAGGAGCTCAGCCGTCTTGGAATCGGAGAATTTATCAAGAAAAATGTTAAGCAGCTTTCTGGTGGGCAAAAACAACGTGTGGCCATTGCCCGTGCCCTAGTTAATAATCCAGAAATGATTGTGGCTGATGAACCGACTGGTTCTCTTGATTCTCAGTCTCAGGAAAATGTTCTCGAAATTTTTAAAGAGCTAGCTGAGGCAGGCAAAACTGTGATTATCGTAACCCATAACCCTGAAGTGGCGGATTATGCGGATGTTGTCATTAAAATGAAGGATGGTGAAGTCGTTGAAACAATCGAAAAATAA
- a CDS encoding ABC transporter permease: MVKSLKQSKNKGLTLKNKLKLSLSNFMERKWRNLLIATATSIGFIGVLISFGLGNAIVGMINDSTDGGNIPSQIQISLSAKSAARGVLNADDEKFIRSQIKSDDIKYLESPFGMNMASLTLDGKTMDFSKDLPNYSQVISLYKNTKISTSRNGKDKISAGKPFKSADEKGLTLPMSFVKHYNEETGKKLKAKDFIGKEISAQIVENTAEGTKVADIKTKIVRIVDDSEDAEESNSYMPAKQLEELLKENGFTKTVSYMLLELKNPAKTKEVTKKLQKNKKYLVLSQQAILDVIIKFIRVIQALLIILSSQAILVSAVMIGIIIYINIMQRSKEIGVMKAVGYLNRDVKAIFVYEALWITGISLALALLVSQGIGSLANMIVSHLYPSVSKVFDLNLTSILIMFGFSLLMGYVSAYLPARKISKMDPVESLRYE, encoded by the coding sequence ATGGTGAAGTCGTTGAAACAATCGAAAAATAAGGGATTGACCCTCAAGAATAAACTTAAATTGTCATTGAGCAACTTTATGGAACGTAAGTGGCGTAATCTTTTGATTGCGACGGCAACTTCCATTGGTTTTATCGGTGTTTTAATTTCCTTTGGTTTGGGGAATGCTATTGTTGGTATGATTAATGACAGTACCGATGGTGGTAACATTCCATCCCAAATTCAGATTAGTCTTAGTGCTAAATCAGCAGCCCGAGGGGTTCTAAATGCGGATGATGAGAAGTTTATTCGTAGTCAGATTAAGAGTGATGATATTAAATATTTGGAGAGCCCCTTTGGAATGAACATGGCAAGTCTTACCCTTGATGGTAAGACCATGGATTTCAGCAAGGACCTTCCTAACTATTCTCAGGTTATCAGTCTCTACAAGAACACAAAAATATCTACATCTCGCAATGGTAAGGATAAGATTTCAGCCGGGAAGCCTTTTAAATCCGCAGATGAAAAGGGATTAACCCTTCCGATGAGTTTTGTCAAACATTACAATGAAGAAACAGGGAAGAAGCTCAAGGCTAAAGACTTTATCGGAAAAGAAATCTCAGCTCAGATTGTTGAAAATACTGCTGAGGGAACTAAAGTAGCAGATATCAAGACTAAGATTGTCCGTATTGTTGATGACAGCGAGGATGCTGAAGAGAGCAATAGCTATATGCCAGCCAAACAATTGGAAGAGTTGCTCAAAGAAAATGGCTTTACTAAAACAGTCTCTTACATGCTTTTGGAGCTTAAGAATCCAGCCAAGACTAAGGAAGTCACTAAAAAGTTACAGAAAAACAAGAAGTACCTAGTTCTTTCACAGCAGGCCATCCTCGATGTCATTATTAAATTCATCCGTGTTATCCAAGCACTCTTGATTATCCTTTCGTCACAAGCTATCCTAGTTTCAGCTGTCATGATTGGAATTATCATTTATATTAATATCATGCAACGCTCAAAAGAGATTGGTGTCATGAAGGCTGTCGGTTACCTTAATCGTGACGTGAAAGCTATCTTTGTTTATGAGGCACTCTGGATTACGGGTATCTCACTGGCTCTTGCCCTACTTGTATCACAGGGGATTGGAAGCTTGGCCAACATGATTGTTTCACATCTCTACCCAAGTGTCAGCAAGGTATTTGATCTAAATCTGACATCAATTCTCATCATGTTTGGCTTCTCGCTCTTGATGGGCTATGTATCAGCCTACCTTCCAGCACGTAAAATCAGTAAAATGGACCCTGTCGAGTCACTAAGATATGAATAG
- a CDS encoding LytTR family DNA-binding domain-containing protein: protein MKLRFEEKSDISTKDPCVVIQAERLSDQAREVMDYLEQFSVVNQVVIPIKTNDHLVMVKIDDIILAEIDKNVLTIYTIDKTYTMKETLTNFQHRINRRSFLQISRHAVMNIDHLESLSDSFSGNMMAKMTGGVKSSVSRKYVKSLMDYLGV, encoded by the coding sequence ATGAAACTTCGTTTTGAAGAAAAGTCAGATATTTCGACAAAGGACCCCTGTGTGGTTATCCAAGCGGAGCGATTGTCTGATCAAGCACGAGAGGTAATGGATTACCTCGAACAATTTTCAGTTGTAAATCAAGTGGTGATTCCTATTAAAACGAATGATCATTTGGTTATGGTAAAAATTGATGATATTATCCTAGCTGAGATTGATAAGAATGTGTTAACGATTTATACAATAGACAAAACCTATACGATGAAAGAGACACTGACAAACTTTCAGCATCGCATCAATCGTCGAAGTTTTTTACAGATATCACGTCATGCTGTTATGAATATAGACCATTTGGAATCCCTATCGGATAGTTTTTCTGGCAATATGATGGCCAAAATGACAGGTGGAGTGAAGTCTAGTGTCAGCCGAAAATATGTCAAATCCTTGATGGATTATTTAGGGGTCTAG
- a CDS encoding DUF3021 family protein has product MKRFIAYFVSGVRTGSFFYLALLLLGQLFPQIIYPKVSVGNILALFMMSGLMGMLSWILEDLDRMSYRLRVILHFLLTAIVLIGTCLIAGWIDAVLNPIIWIVFISVYIIIWLYLIWQMHMRTQRINQALIHRRSQKKKEK; this is encoded by the coding sequence ATGAAACGTTTTATTGCTTATTTTGTATCCGGCGTGAGAACGGGATCGTTCTTCTATCTTGCACTTCTTTTACTAGGTCAATTATTTCCCCAGATTATCTATCCAAAAGTTAGTGTGGGAAATATTTTAGCCCTCTTTATGATGAGCGGTTTGATGGGAATGCTCTCGTGGATTTTGGAAGACCTTGACCGTATGTCGTATAGACTTAGAGTAATCTTGCATTTCTTGTTGACGGCGATTGTACTGATAGGGACTTGTCTAATAGCGGGTTGGATTGATGCTGTGCTGAATCCTATCATATGGATTGTCTTCATTTCCGTTTATATTATTATCTGGCTTTACCTCATTTGGCAAATGCATATGAGAACACAGCGTATTAATCAAGCCTTAATACATCGTCGAAGCCAGAAAAAGAAAGAAAAGTAA